The Arvicanthis niloticus isolate mArvNil1 chromosome 9, mArvNil1.pat.X, whole genome shotgun sequence genomic interval atatcatatatacatatatatgtcaaatATATATCAGTGTATATATTTCTTAACATATAAATGCATTATACACTTATATTGTAAAAATATAAGTTggtaaagaatatatatatttaatagatGTATCAatatatcaatttaaaaattatgaaaaatgctCATATCTGTCCACATTATTACTATTCTAATCCATTAACAAAGACTGTTTATTGAGACAACTGGAGAGACAGACTGTCTTCCAGAATGAGAAAGTTTAACtaatattttccaaattttatttttaatgatagtccttaaatgctttaacctccctagCAGCCCACATAACACCATAGGTGATAGAAAGAAAGGGTAAGGGGTGGCAAAGtagatatttttagaaatgttCATTGGAGTAATATGTTCATTGGAGTAATACCTGTTGTATCCACATTGCAAAATCTCCAAAAAGACCACCAGGAACCACAACATCAATGTAAGTATATGAGTCTTTATTCAAATTTGAGCATGGTCCACAAACTTCCTCATGTAATAGCATAGGAGAATTGTTCCAAGGTCTAGGAAAAGCagatttgtaaagaaaaaaaaaaaaaacaagcttggGGCAAGGGATGGTGGTGACAGTTGACATTTCTAATAGATTAGAGCAACTGGTTAAACCACATAGAGAaagcaaaatatatgaaaaagagaATCTTGCTCTGGGATGGACTTATGTTTTCTTAGTCAACGTTGTTCTTATCAGCTTCCTGCAGCTACTGTATAAATTTTGCTACTGATAGAGacactttgtgatttttttttctcagacatcAAATGTGGGAGCCATGCCTCTCTAATGGCAAGTTAAGTTAGAATGGAGTCTTAGAAACAAAATGGAGTTTATTCTGCTACCTCAGTCCTTTGACTACCGTCTGTGttttctggaaatcagcagttcagttcacaagccagcagtggcagctcaatccactcacaaacactttgaGGATGCACCGCAAGTCTAATTaggtagagttgggttagcaaaCAGTGGTGGCACTACCAAGAAGACAACCAGGTCACAAAGTCAGCTCTTATCAGTAGGAGGAACTTAGAGGGATATGAGAAatagttcttggctgtgcctatAGCAGCACAGACTCCTAACCGACAAACATTGCACAGCTAAGTCTATCAGTAAGCCTAGCTCATCCTacttcactgtccatcaagtcctatttataccttcCAAACCTGCCAATCAACCCTAGTCCATGGAAGCAGCAAGAGCTGAAGAACTACCATCAGTACTTTTTaagtgcatttctctctatggagtacTGAGAAAAGAGCTCAACTACAAAATTTAAGgtgaacctacacacacacattttgttattaaagaatcctttatcacatgtcctttcatgtgtatgctttagcagaacatcctctctcctgtgtctgcttcagtgaaatattACTACAGGGCAAGTCTGCCTTAGACTTAGGAAAACACTTCTCAATGTGTTTGGTGCATCAAAATAGTATCCAACAAGACTGACTCTCCAGAGAatccttaagtttctacttcaaaagaaaaggaaatatgaaatatatatgttattataaaaacaagaaaactgtTAGTGGATTGTAAGCCACATAGTGTTGTGCTTACTACTGAAAGTTGTTGGTTGAAACTGAAAGCAAAGGTAGGGGATATGGTAGACAATTATTGTGTTATAAAGCTGTAGAGAAGACTCAGTCCTGCAAAAGAGATAGATGAAGCAATGAGTAACTAATTTGCAAATGATTATACTACCATGCCAACTGAACACAGAATCATCTGTAATTGCTAGAGAAAGTAGTGAGAATAAATGAGTATCCTGAAATGATGTCTATAATTTTGAAAATCAGTGAAACAAAGATAGTTAAGGGAAATATGACTGAAGTGTATGATAGAACATAATTTGGCTTGTTGATCATGGTGAtcacaaaaaagaattttaaactcCCATGCCTCTGGCAGAATCTGAGTTTGGAAGCTCAGCTCTCACCagataaattaaagaaaataagtatCTATGGAGATTCCTGACAATGCTAAAGGTAGAATCATCATACAACATACCTAAAACACATTTAGTCATAGACCCAAAGGATTTCATACTTTCTGTTAGAGATTCACACCCATGTATATTGTTGCCATCTTACAAGAGCTGGGAAATAGAGACTAAGTGTGTATCAACTGCTGAATCAGTGATGAAAATGTGGTGCATACACATAGTAGAAATCTATTCAGaactaaagaaaaatggaattatGAAATTTTACAATAGAGAATTATTACAGATAAATCTTTTACTGAGTGAAATAAGCCAATCTAGGGAGTCAAATGCCATCTTCACTCTCTTAAGGTgtttaaaacttcaaaataattGTTACATTAAAGTTACAATATATAGAGAACACAAGAAGTTTCAAAGAAGATATATTAGAGAGGCCATGGATGTCAGCTAAATAAGaggacatttaaaatgaaattgggTGCAGatgtaacattttttatttattcattgagatAGTCATGGCATATTGATTTTTAATCATTTTCATGATTATTACCTTATCTTCAGATCCTCAATATgtccctttccaaacatcatgtcctcacatttttataattttatattccaCTAATCTAATTCATGTTGTCTCTATTCTAGTCGATATGAGGCCATCCAATGGGCAATAGACAACTTATCAGTAGCCACACTTCTCAAGAAAGCTAATTTCCCCACACTCAAGCAGACCGTCAACTGCCAATATGCACTTTGGTAAGGATGGAACATTGGGATCCAGCCCCCATCCATTTAGACTGCGTTAATCTTAACCAAGTCTTCTGCAGGTTTCCACTACAGGTTCAGTGGATACTAATGGATTTTAGGCAAGGGTGATTCATTGCTTTAGCTGTATATACCCAAGTCAGCTCACCAGGCTCCAGTAGATATTTCTGCACACATAGTCCCATACAGTTCTCAAGAAAGTCAGtggataacaaaaataacaaatatgaaCCTAAGGAAGGTACTTGTAGGGAGGACAGAGACTTCACAGTGGTGGGAGAAAAATAAGAGTAATAAGTGAGCATGGTTAGAGGCATTATAAACATGGATGGAACATTCAAAGAACATGTGCTAATtgctaaaatataaaagaatagaaGCAATTAATAACCAGCCAAACTTAATTGATTGTATCTTTATAAGGAATGGGTATTAGTATACACAATGCCATACATGCACCAAGCAAACCCCATATGATCAATCTGCAAGGCAGGAAGATAAAGGTCTCTGAGGAACTTCGTTCATACACCACACTTTTGCTGGACTTGCAGACAAAAAGCTCATGTACAAGTGTGTATTGTTTGTGCCACACAATGTGCAGCTTTTCTTTTGCGTCCATATTAAACTCATAATGAGTACAGTAGGTTTAGGataaagaaataatgaatttttggttcataacatctttttatatgtttaatatgACTTTAGAATTTGTGATATAGATAAActaatatataagaatatatgaatgaatatacatACTAACATAGATATATATCCTAAAGAGGGGGAAAGGTGTTCATCATGGTGACATGGTTCAACATTATTTATATGAAGTAAAGGAAGCTCTTTTATATTTCCTGCCTCAGTTGTTCCTGTTGAGGTCAcagataatatttttctttaaagatacaGTGATCCCTTTCACACATTGTTGAAACTAAGAAGGTCAGTGAAATGTCCTGAACTGAGTGATACTTAGAAGAATCAACAgagttgtttctgttttcaaaaagtcaaagaaaaggcTGACTCTCCAAGACTGTCAACACTCAGTACTAGCTAGCACATTGCATGATACTTGAATATGCTCCTTTTCTGTAACAACCTGGACAGGACAACTTAACATCAGGCTCACTTGCTATGTAGTTTTTATGGAACCCGAGGTGTGTTGATGAATAGAGTCCTGTTTGCTTCTCATAAATTCCACAAAAATAGGAAAAACAGTTTGTTTTTAGCAAAACCAGAAGTTATTGGTGAACTGCAAATAAAGTTCACTTAGAGTACAGGTCTAATTACCCTACAAATGTTAGCATGATACTGGCCATTGTTTCACAGTCAAACAGCATGTAGTATACACAGTCCATTGATGAGGAAGCCTTTCTACAGGATTGTCTACAATAAGGTGGAAAAGACCTGACTGATATTCACAGGATAACACAAAACCTAGTGACCCACAATGCACAAGGATCACAAATATAGGTTTATCTGTTTTGTGGCTCTCTCTAACTTTTCTCCAATGAAGCAGGCCAAAAGTGTCATAAACAATGTACTAAAACTAAGGAACACACAAAGGTTTCTACACATGTACTGAGTTGagagttgttaaaaataaaagttttccaaGAAAAGAATGAGAGGAAATGTTGAGACATAACAATGAAAGCAGGATTAACTTTAAGTAAGAAGTACTAGACACACAAGAAAATCATTTGGAAAGAAAGCAACTGGTGAACaaattttgaaagtaaaatagacaaaaataGTGAAATGTATAACATATGTTATATGGTTAGCCTGATGATAAAAGTTAAAGTGTTCTTTTCAGGTCTCTGAAAATTGTCCAGTAATAAGATGAAATACAATAATAGAAGACTGagttctaataaaaagaaaaagaatatatattgaGAAATGAGAATCTTGAGATGCAGTGCTCTCAGAAAGTTACATATAACCTGTGTTGAATGACAGCTTGAGGCATAAGCCTATTACAAACATTGAAAACAACTGTATAAATTTGTCCCACTAAAAGGAACAAGAAGACTGACATGCTCAGCTGTATCAGTTTATCCTTAAGCTACTTAAGTAAAACAATTTACAAAATGGAGCTGTCTATGGACCTTTGAAATGCAAAATGATAAACAACtcattaaaaaattacaaattcaTGATACTGACTCATATAAAATCCATATGTGTTTTGAGGTCACTTTGCTGTGATTTTAGTGACATAATAATTCACATGTTTTACTAaatgttgttgctgttattgggTTAGGTCAAGAGAATTGTGGGAACTCCTACTGAGTATTGGTATACTATGAATTCCAAGCATCCTCTGCTCATTGAAATTTGTATATGAATAGCCTCAACAGTATGCTCTTGATCAGACACATTGACCATTTTCAGTTGTAAAAGAAATCATTACTTACAATATaatcacatatgtacacacacaagtcTTACCCTACTGTACAGTGATACACAGATAGTGTCCGCAAATAGAATGAGATATTCATATAATGACAGTCCTTAACTTCAATATTCGGGGTACTCTTACACATGACTTTTTTTGCAGATTTACTCCAATTATTAGAAAAAAGTCACTGGCAACTCTTCCTTACCTCATCCTCCTGGGCAAAAGTCCCAGTGTAGAGTAAAGGATGCAAGATTTCCTGCTCAGTTAAGTATGAAATAATGTCGTATAAAATTCAAAGGTGCTATTCTTCTGCTACTCCTTATAAAGGCAGTGCCTTGCTTCTTCCAGCACAGACTTGGGAGAAACTCCAGAGCCTCTTCCAAGATGCTGGTGGTCCTGTTCACAGTGGTCCTGCTGGCCCTGAGCTCTGCTCAGGAACCAGGTGAAGGTATGAGAATAAGGGTGTGGGTGCTGTGACTCTTCTTAAAGAACAGGAGGCAACAGagcaggggaggagagagatgggaCAGAGTACAGGAGATGAGAGATAAATGAGACCACACAGTGTTTGGTTTTTAATAAACGGATAGTCTTAGATTTGAAGACACTGTGATAGTTAAAATAAACTACATATGCCAATAACCTTGCTCTCCAATTCTTCAAGggaagacaacagaaaaacacatATCAGAGCCATTTGAAAAATGACAACTGAAGGAATAAACCTGAAATTATTATGcagaaaaataataacatatttccaatttttatttttccacagcCCTTCAACATTTCATGtatcattattatttgtttaatCATGTGCTCAAATGTTTATTCATATTCCTTTTCTTTGAGAAGACAATAAGGCAGATGATAGGAGTGGAATtagaaagaaatacatattttagattacatagcaatagaaagaaagaaagaaagaaagatagatagatagatagatagatagatgaataaatatatGACTTATCAGTGTAAGCAGCAAGATTCTCGTTAAAATGGTGATAaccaaatgaaaattttatgttgTGACTAAGTGGCGGTTGATACTCAGAGTAACGGTCACCAGAGATGCTGCACACTACTGCTAGCAGGTCATTTTCCTAATAGTGGTTAAAATTCCCTTAGGAAATGACAGATTGTGCCTAAAATTTTTGCCACCTGTAGGATGCAAGTTTCTGTTGTGAACTCACTTTTGAGACTCtcctttgctttgctttacaATGGCCATCTCTCAACACTCATTCTCAATAGCATCGAGCAAATAACAACAAATCTTTAAGCTCCTTATGTGTCTTTAGTGAGGATGATGTTTTATAATTCTACACTGTATTATTTCTCCTTTTATGACTTAATAAATGTTAGTTTCACAAAGTTTTAGACAACCACACTTCCCCTTTGACAATAAGGAACATTATGGGGTGGAGGGGGGCAACAAGTTACAATAAGCCAGAGGTCTAAATTCCCTGAAAACACTAGCAGTTTACATTTCAACAACACTAGTGTGGCTGCTAGGAGATAAAACTTAGATGCAGTGTCTTGATTTTCACTCTTCTGTGGCAACAAGAGTTTCTCAATGTCTTTTTCTAAGCCCTTGTTGCCTCTTTTTCACTTGATTTCAGCAAAAAAGCACACAAATATGATAGTGTCTCTTTTCTTTGTGACTTTATACTCAAAAAAATGTATTGAGCACATTGATTATAACCTGTGGTGAATCTGTTCAGTGCATAGTACATGGTCTGTGAATTTTAGACTCTTCTTCCCATGAAGAATATTCTTCAACACGACGCCAGTCTTCTAGGCAAACTGCTTGAATTTCACCATGAAACTTAGTGATTTGATTTGGTTTCCTCAAAAACCATATTTTCTCAAAATGTAACAGGCAACAGAACCTCCATACATGgacttatttacttgttttaatttATCTAGGGAAACTGTTCCTGAATAGTTTGGAAACTGCATTATGTGTAGTTGCATGTTATCCAAAGACCATTGTTTAACAGGAGCTTTTCTTGAATCTATAAAAATGTTGTTATCTATAAAAGATGCTGTGTAAAAAGTATGTTcagaaaaatgagaacaaaatcaGATATGACTAAGTTCATCTATAATTTGCTTTTATCACTCAGAACTTCAGAACCTAAACCAGAGCCCCAATCAAAGGCCACCTCCTTTGGGATTCCAACCAAGACCACCTGCTAATGGGAACCAGCAAGGCCCACCCCCACAAGGAGGCCCACAGCAGAGAccacctcaaggcccaccccaacAAGGAGGCCCACAGCAGAGACcccctcaaggcccaccccaacAAGGAGGACCACAGCAGAGACcccctcaaggcccacccccaccaGGAGGCCCACAGCAGAGAccacctcaaggcccacccccaccaGGAGGACCCCAGCAGAGAccacctcaaggcccaccccaacAAGGAGGACCTCAGCAGAGACCTTCTCAAGGCCCACCCCAACAAGGAGGCCCACAGCAGAGAccacctcaaggcccaccccaacAAGGAGGACCTCAGCAGAGAccacctcaaggcccacccccaccaGGAGGACCTCAGCAGAGAccacctcaaggcccaccccaacAAGGAGGCTCACAGCAGAGAcctcctcaaggcccaccccaacAAGGAGGCCCACAGCAGAGAcctcctcaaggcccaccccaacAAGGAGGACCTCAGCAGAGAccacctcaaggcccaccccaacAAGGAGGACCCCAGCAGAGAccacctcaaggcccaccccaacAAGGAGGACCCCAGCAGAGAccacctcaaggcccaccccaacAAGGAGGACCTCAGCAGAGAccacctcaaggcccaccccaacAAGGAGGCCCACAGCAGAGAcctcctcaaggcccacccccacaaGGAGGCCCTCAGCAGAGACCACCTCAGGCTGGAAACCAACAAGGCCCACCGCAACGTCCCCAGGGACCTCAATAAACCAGAATTCTGTGACAGGTATGACTTATATTTATTCCTGGTGGGTGGCAGGTTACAGAACACCTCTATATTTTAGATTGTAGAAAGTAACCAACCTAACTATGCAGCAATAACATTGTCCTGGACCCAGtatgacatatttttattaaatattacatgATCTCTTTATGAGAGAATATATGTCTTTTGAGAAATATCTCCTCCAAATTTCATTTTCCACAATTCTTGCATGTTTTATATGTTTCTGGTAAGAAGACTCATTTTCTTCCTAAGGTTCTTTACCTCCTTCCTCTCATTCATGTATTCAAAAGGATACAGAGATCTCATcttgttctttgttcttgttttgttttctttcagcatGTTCTAATTGCTTATGATTGATATGTCATGTTCTCTATATACCCTgccttcattattatttttattttttcttatttcagaaaTAGAGTAAAAAGATGGCTCCCTCACACCGTTCTTCCACTGCAACAGTATATTCAGAACTGGAGCTTTACTATATTAATAAAATGAACAGCATGCAACTTCTGAttgctgtctgtctttctttctttctgggtgTGCTTCATCCTGAAATTTCAGGGCTGACAATGATCTGAGAGCATCAGTATTCTCTCATGGTTTCTTCCTGCAATTTCCTCCAGCAACTGTCCATAAGCCAGGTACCTGTTATTTACACACTTTTAAACAACAGGATGATAATATTGGTAGACTATGAACACAGAACAAAAATCCCAAACTTAGCATAGGCTAAGGAAACTTTGATATCTTTTGAAAGGTGTGGTTGAAGAAACACTGGCCTTGATTTTGGCTAGCACAATttgcccttctcccccattccctttGCCTTGCTTAAAACTGTTATATTACTTTCCTAATGCTAGCCCCATCTCTCAAGGTGTATTTCTTTCCTTGGCCACTTCCTTCTTCTGAGGCTCACTACCAAGGTCCTGCTACCAATGTATTTGGGTTCAGGAATCAAAAGCACACTTTGCTTTACTTTATTAACATACCCAAGCTAAATAAATCACAGCAACCTTGCCCATTCTAACACAGACCTCCACCATTCTCTTCTTAAAAATTACaactgtagtttttttttaactgttgtgTTTCTACCTGAATAGAAAGCAGACACTTTAATATTTCTTCCCAGCTTAATAAAGTATCTATCTCTGAAAACAGCTGTTTGGGTGTGGTTGTGTCTAAGTTCGGGTGCAAAGTCAGGCACCTATGAGTAACATA includes:
- the LOC117715767 gene encoding uncharacterized protein LOC117715767 translates to MLVVLFTVVLLALSSAQEPELQNLNQSPNQRPPPLGFQPRPPANGNQQGPPPQGGPQQRPPQGPPQQGGPQQRPPQGPPQQGGPQQRPPQGPPPPGGPQQRPPQGPPPPGGPQQRPPQGPPQQGGPQQRPSQGPPQQGGPQQRPPQGPPQQGGPQQRPPQGPPPPGGPQQRPPQGPPQQGGPQQRPPQGPPQQGGPQQRPPQGPPQQGGPQQRPPQGPPPQGGPQQRPPQAGNQQGPPQRPQGPQ